The Cylindrospermopsis curvispora GIHE-G1 genome contains a region encoding:
- the tftA gene encoding hormogonium tapered terminus morphoprotein TftA, with the protein MGRIFISAAHGGKENGKIDPGSIAGGTTESGEMILLRDLIVTELRGRNLEVLSVPDDLSAVQTISWINSRSRAGDVALEIHTDGANNPTVRGAGVFYIANNTERKQNAEILLTGLLRRVNQLPSRGVRPDTDSGLGSLQFCRQTNLPALLMQVGFITSPEDRNLLQTRRRDFALGIVDGLVGWSQIIDPKPGTPVDANYLAINININGQNYGEQGILINGNSYIPVDLVDRLRIDLSQGSNINRVTYRRIVYVKAIELRDFNISIAWDSSTKTVKLRSVLAICAGHIDKIISNGSTTEVQLQLFLRNNNENALNQFGDIPKLYREEATLEGVNHDIAFCQMCLETGFLRFGGDIKPQQNNFAGLGGISGGAEAASFSSARIGVRAHIQHLKAYASLEPLVQEEVDPRFRFVTRGVAPSVDQLSGRWSADLDYGTKIKALFKRLYESAGLI; encoded by the coding sequence ATGGGACGTATTTTCATTTCCGCTGCACATGGGGGTAAAGAAAATGGCAAAATTGACCCGGGATCTATAGCTGGGGGTACAACAGAATCCGGAGAAATGATTCTGTTACGAGACCTAATTGTTACAGAACTGCGAGGTCGTAACTTAGAAGTTTTATCTGTTCCCGATGATTTAAGTGCTGTCCAAACCATCTCTTGGATTAATTCTCGTAGTCGTGCTGGTGATGTGGCGCTGGAAATTCACACTGATGGTGCTAATAACCCCACAGTCAGAGGTGCGGGAGTGTTTTATATTGCTAACAACACCGAGCGGAAACAAAATGCAGAAATACTGTTAACAGGTTTGTTGCGTCGCGTCAATCAACTGCCCAGTCGGGGAGTGAGACCAGATACGGATAGTGGTTTGGGGAGTTTACAATTTTGTCGTCAAACCAATCTTCCTGCATTACTGATGCAGGTGGGGTTTATCACCAGTCCAGAAGACCGGAATTTATTACAAACTCGTCGTCGGGATTTTGCCCTAGGAATTGTTGATGGATTAGTTGGTTGGAGTCAAATCATTGATCCTAAACCTGGGACCCCTGTAGATGCCAATTATCTGGCAATTAACATTAATATTAATGGGCAAAACTATGGTGAACAAGGAATATTAATTAATGGTAATTCCTATATCCCTGTAGACCTAGTAGATAGACTGCGCATTGATTTATCACAGGGATCTAATATTAATCGTGTAACTTATCGTCGTATTGTTTATGTTAAAGCCATCGAACTGCGGGACTTTAACATTTCCATTGCTTGGGATAGCAGCACCAAAACCGTAAAACTGCGTTCGGTTTTGGCAATTTGTGCTGGACATATTGATAAAATAATTTCCAATGGTAGTACCACAGAAGTGCAATTACAACTGTTTTTGCGCAACAACAACGAAAATGCCTTAAATCAGTTTGGGGATATACCAAAACTCTATCGAGAAGAAGCCACATTAGAGGGTGTAAATCATGACATTGCCTTTTGTCAGATGTGTTTAGAAACCGGATTTTTAAGATTTGGCGGTGATATTAAACCACAACAAAACAATTTTGCCGGTTTAGGAGGAATTAGTGGTGGTGCAGAAGCAGCTTCTTTTAGTAGTGCGAGAATTGGTGTTAGAGCCCATATTCAACACTTAAAAGCATACGCAAGTTTGGAACCATTAGTGCAAGAAGAAGTAGATCCGCGTTTTAGGTTTGTCACCAGGGGAGTAGCACCCTCAGTGGATCAACTTTCTGGGAGATGGTCAGCGGATTTAGACTATGGAACAAAAATTAAAGCCTTGTTCAAAAGACTATATGAGTCAGCAGGACTAATTTAG